One stretch of Falco naumanni isolate bFalNau1 chromosome 7, bFalNau1.pat, whole genome shotgun sequence DNA includes these proteins:
- the NR2E3 gene encoding photoreceptor-specific nuclear receptor gives MAASPAGSAVSAGLGDSPTGLSPAPGKALSPVLLCKVCGDTSSGKHYGIYACNGCSGFFKRSVRRKLIYRCQAGTGLCPVDKAHRNQCQACRLKKCLQAGMNKDAVQNERQPRSTAQVRLDSIELDAELPPEHVATTREVPLTPCPDPHGPGATVTVTPGPRAPTPPTNHRFMASLMTAETCAKLEPEDADETVDVTGSEPERVAGEYQVAPYPASSPENVYETSARLLFMAVKWAKNLPVFSNLPFRDQVILLEEAWSELFLLCAIQWSMPLESCPLLAVPEPAPGKLLPAALDVRVLQETLSRFKALAVDPTEFACMKAVVLFKPETRGLKDPEQVENLQDQSQVMLGQHNRSHYPGQLVRFGKLLLLLPALRFISSERVELLFFRRTIGNTPMEKLLCDMFKN, from the exons ATGGCTGCATCGCCGGCGGGGTCGGCAGTGAGCGCCGGGCTGGGTGATAGCCCCACGG GGCTGAGCCCGGCCCCCGGCAAGGCGCtgagccctgtgctgctgtgcaaggTGTGCGGGGACACCAGCAGCGGGAAGCACTACGGCATCTACGCCTGCAACGGCTGCAGCGGCTTCTTCAAGCGCAGCGTCCGCAGGAAGCTCATCTACAG GTGCCAGGCGGGGACGGGGCTGTGCCCGGTGGACAAGGCGCACCGCAACCAGTGCCAGGCCTGCCGGCTCAAGAAGTGCCTGCAAGCCGGCATGAACAAGGATG ctgtgcagaatGAACGTCAGCCCCGCAGCACGGCCCAGGTCCGGCTGGACAGCATCGAGCTGGATGCCGAGCTGCCTCCCGAGCACGTGGCCACAACCCGTGAGGTCCCCCTGACCCCCTGCCCAGATCCCCATGGTCCCGGTGCCACTGTCACTGTCACCCCGGGTCCCCGAGCACCCACGCCACCCACCAACCATCGCTTCATGGCCAGCCTGATGACGGCTGAGACCTGCGCCAAGCTGGAGCCCGAGGACG CTGATGAGACAGTGGATGTGACGGGCAGTGAGCCAGAGCGGGTGGCTGGCGAGTACCAGGTGGCACCATACCCAGCGTCCAGCCCCGAAAATGTCTATGAGACCTCTGCACGTCTCCTCTTCATGGCCGTGAAATGGGCCAAAAACCTGCCCGTCTTCTCCAACCTGCCCTTCCGTGACCAG gTGATCCTGCTGGAGGAAGCGTGGAGCGAgctgttcctgctctgtgcCATCCAGTGGTCCATGCccctggagagctgcccgctgcTGGCTGTCCCCGAGCCGGCCCCGGGCAAGCTGCTGCCGGCCGCCCTGGACGTCCGGGTGCTGCAGGAGACCCTCAGCCGCTTCAAGGCACTGGCCGTCGACCCCACTGAATTCGCCTGCATGAAGGCCGTGGTGCTCTTCAAACCAG AGACCCGTGGCCTGAAGGACCCTGAGCAGGTGGAGAACCTGCAGGACCAGTCGCAGGTGATGCTTGGCCAGCACAACCGTTCTCACTACCCTGGGCAACTGGTCAG GTTcgggaagctgctgctgctgctcccagcgcTGCGTTTCATCTCCTCTGAGCGTGTCGAGCTGCTCTTCTTCCGCCGGACCATCGGCAACACCCCCATGGAGAAGCTGCTGTGTGACATGTTCAAGAACTGA